The proteins below come from a single Pseudochaenichthys georgianus chromosome 14, fPseGeo1.2, whole genome shotgun sequence genomic window:
- the defbl1 gene encoding beta-defensin-like 1: MTWEYSLGRLRPYPHFRAAAPDATMSCQRFVVLALLVFFLLNVVENEAASFPWSCPSLSGVCKKVCLPTELFFGPLGCGKGFLCCVSHFL, from the exons ACTCAGGCCTTATCCTCATTTCCGAGCAGCAGCACCAGACGCAACAATGTCTTGTCAGCGGTTTGTTGTTTTAGCACTCTTGGTCTTCTTCCTGCTCAATG TTGTGGAGAATGAAGCCGCATCCTTCCCCTGGTCTTGTCCCAGTCTAAGTGGAGTATGCAAGAAAGTCTGCCTCCCAACAGAACTGTTCTTTGGACCTCTGGGCTGTGGAAAAGGCTTCTT GTGCTGTGTGTCTCATTTTCTATGA
- the btg3 gene encoding protein BTG3, with protein MRREIAAVVFFLKRLVIKGGKLETHKIDLFVERLAVALQEKFKGHWYPGNPSKGQAYRCIRVNRVQRQDPELLQACRESGVQYSDLALSRELTLWVDPGEVCCRHGETNPWFSLATFSDDEDDKDVAKVTQALERVTSDYHSGSSSDEEATRTSPHTVHNSRSDYKAINPTAPSWHPKKMVPGNAYILPQPHYGFRPHSRGLHTLMPNMWVPPSYTYGRSTRYWDFLKNSAHGYN; from the exons ATGAGGAGAGAAATTGCAGCTGTGGTATTCTTCCTGAAGAGGCTTGTAATAAAGGGGGGGAAGTTGGAAACACACAAGATCGATCTGTTTGTTGAGAGGCTGGCTGTTGCACTGCAGGAGAAGTTCAAGGGGCACTGGTACCCTGGAAACCCCAGCAAAGGACAGGCATACAG GTGCATTAGAGTGAACCGGGTCCAGCGGCAGGATCCAGAGCTCCTTCAGGCCTGCCGAGAAAGCGGGGTTCAGTACAGTGATCTGGCACTGTCCCGGGAACTCACATTGTGGGTGGACCCTGGAGAGGTCTGTTGCAG GCACGGAGAGACAAACCCTTGGTTCTCATTGGCCACTTTCTCTGATGATGAGGATGACAAAGATGTTGCAAAGGTGACTCAGGCTTTGGAGAGGGTGACATCAGACTACCACTCTGGATCATCCTCTGATGAGGAGGCAACACGCACTTCCCCCCACACTGTGCACAACAGCCGCTCTGATTACAAG GCAATAAATCCTACTGCTCCTTCGTGGCATCCTAAGAAGATGGTGCCAGGGAACGCTTACATCCTTCCACAGCCTCACTACGGCTTCAGGCCCCACAGCAGAGGGCTCCACACTCTAATGCCTAATATGTGGGTCCCCCCTAGCTACACGTATGGAAGAAGCACCAGGTACTGGGACTTCTTAAAAAATTCGGCACATGGTTACAATTAG